The window TACTAGCtcaagttttattatacatgtttttgcatggatgaagattaacccttacagacagaggaggagttgtacaggccaATGGCCACCGCTatgaaggatctccggtggcgttctgtggagcaatactgatcagcctctggctgaaggtgctcctctgtccagccagcaaaCTGTTGAGGTGTTGtttaggatagagaggagtttgaccagcactCTCTTCTGAGCAAACAAAtttagggggtccagctccacccccagcacagaaccagccTTTCTGATCAGTTTGTttagtctgttactgtctgctacattcatgttGCTGCCCCAGCAGATCACAGCGTAGAACACTAcactttttccagtccagtttattgtccaagtacactcccaggtatttgtactcggtcaccacctccacctcttcatttttaatagtgagaggggtgacagcactcacagatttcctaaagtcaatcaccagctccttagttttactgatgttcagttggaggtggttctgtccacaccagtccacaaagctgttcaCCCCTTCatggtactctgtgacatcatcacccTGGATATGTCCTACAATAgaagagtcatcagagaacatctggagatgacaggactctgagttgtacctgaagtctgaggtgtatagggtgaagaggaagggagataggactgtcccctgtagagctcctgtgctgcagaccacggtgtcagaaacacagttctgcaggcggatgTACTCGGGGTGGTTGATGAGGTAGTctatgatccatgagatcagggggggctccacctgcatgtccttctgTTAAtttcccagcagcgcaggctcaatggtgtcaggttttggtcttgtttccagttcctgttttatttttgtaggacttccggttttgttcatgtcagctgtttcctgtcactcccgatTCACCATGCACACCAGTCACATATTAGTAATCActcctgtatttaagcaccagtaatcGCCACATCCGTTGCCAAATCGTTGTACGCATGtcgtcactttccagcattcagTTGTTCAGCTTACCTCgtcttcgaccctgttccgAGTTCCCGACTGTTGATTCTCACCTGATCCTGACTGGTACCGTACTCTGttgattctgttgctgaaccctgcctgttaacTGGGcgtgattaagcctgctccctctgtgccttaATCTTTGTGCCTACacgtgaatgacctggactgtctgtgactacgATTCTTGTATTAAACCCTTTTACTcataccatctgtctgctgcatctgcactgtgcatttgggtcctctctctgccgttccctgacaaatggtgttaaatgcactggagaaatcaaagaacatgatcctcactgaggcgccaggtttgtccaggtggttgtaggtgcgatggagcagatgtatgatgacgccatccactcctagatggggtcTATATGTGATCTGGAGGGGGTCagctgagggtttgaccagagaacacaaggagtccaggatcagcctctcaaaagccttcatgatgtgagaggtcagagccatgGGTCTGTAGTCATTGAGGACTCTGGGATGTGGcatcttattcactggcacaatgcatgactttttctgcccaagaggaactctctccagctgcaggctcaggatGAAgagtgttggaggacaccacatattgtagctggggagcacagactttcagcaacctttgggctgattccatcaggtcctgcagtcttctttggattaagcttgctcagctcctttctcacctgatctgctgtgattttGTATGAGGTGGAGTTGGGAGTGGATTAGTCCTGTGAGTGATGTAAAGGGGCGCCTATAGTGAGCAGCGGGGGGTTTAGAGGCCCAAACTGGAATTTGGTAAAGAACTTATTAAGTTCATTGGTCCTGTCATTGGACCCCTCAGTCatctggctgctggacttgtagccagtgatggtcctcatgccccCTCCACACTcccctggtgttgttgttctgaagtctttcttccagtttcctcctgtaagcctccttcccctccctgagaCACTAGACTCTCTCTGGACACTAGTAGCTGCCTACCTGTCCCTGGACCTGAatgcttcttttcattcagggtggctttgatgtcacgagtgacccatggtttgttgttaggaaagcagTGAAAGGTTTTATCAGGTACATGGGTGTCGACGCCGAAATtaatataatctgtgatgcagtctgtcagtccatgAGGTTCACAaagagcctcccagtcagtgtctgtaaagcagctctgcagagcaatgcGGTCCTTatctgtccaccttttaacgattttaatggtggcaggcaGCCTTCGAACCTGAGGTGcgtattgtggcagcagatgaatcaaattgtgatccaactttcccagaggggggagggcagtggaagagtaggcatccttaacattagcatacatcaggtccagtgtcttCTCGCCTCTGGTGGGACAGTTCAAAACTGGGTGAAATGTAGGATGTGACTTGTCGAGGCTGATGTGATTAAAGTCTGGAGATCTGGAGATCATAAAGATAGCATCAggatgtctggactgcaggttggagatgGCCGTCTGTATGATGTCACACGCCGCGGCAGCGTTCACGGAAGGGGGATGTAAACACCGATGAGGATAACGTGTGGAAACtctctgggtaaataatatCAATGGAGGCCCACGGCCAGCAGTTTGATATCAGGGCTGCAGATCCGTTCTTTGACCGTCACATGTCCAGGACGGCACcacttattgttaataaaaacagccaccccccctcctcgctTCTTCCTGGTCCTCACTTGGTCTCTGTCAAAGCGCACGGCGCAGAACCCGTCAGTGTTAATGCTGGAGTCTGGGATACCgtcatgcagccaggtctccatgaaacacatcaaactgcatgcagcaaagattttctcctctctcactagagctgtcagtttGTCCATTTTATTATCCAATGACCTCAATCAGCAAAGGGAGATGCGGGTTGAAatcttctcaccttctctttgtGCAGCGCCTTTCTTCAGTGTTTATTCCCTCCACCAAAttttttgcctcctctgcatcccctcGTTTTCCTCCTTCTTTCATCAGGAAAGCTTGTCGTTTCTGGCAGAGTCAAGTATTTTGCTGCCGAACTTCAGCTGATCTCGGGTGTAAACAAAGTTCGCGTGGCGCCAAATCTGCTCTTGCGCACCAGCTTTACGAATGAGGGAAAGTGTAAATCCAAGCGAAAAAATGGACCAAAAAACTGTCTCAAATAACGTGATCAGAGAGAGTGCACCTTAAACACTAAGACTATATAAAGAAAATCATACGTAGTAGATAAAAagtaaggaaaaaaacagaaaagacaacaTGACAGAGTGATTGCGCGCTCGCGCCTACACACATAAGGTCAGCTGGGATAGGTTCCAGCCCCGACGCGACCCCACATTCGTTCCAGTGAAACCAAGCTTAATAATGTTTTTCAGATCATTGAGGAACTACAGACATTTTAATTTGGATTAAAGGTACCGAAGAGCTTGTTCAACCATTACTTTGACAGTACAGAACCAACTGAACCAGATAACAACATTTATAAAAAAGGTTAAGAAAGCAGTGCACCTGTGCCTTCCTGGTGTCTATATGGTATCCCAGTTTTAGGCTGGCCAGGACCTTCACAGTGCTCAGGCTAATGTGGATCCTGTATGCTGGAGAAAAATAAGATGATGGTCTTACAAACagtaacagaacagaaacaagctCAGGTCGagttcagtctgtctgtggaAGGAACACATACGCAGTCCACTGGACTCCATGAGTGATGCTGTGGTCACAGTGTCTCCAAACAGACAGTACCTGGGCATCGTTAGACCCACCACACCTGCCACCACCGGACCTGaggacagacacagggagaaagaGACCGATCAGAGAAATCCCAACAAGAACTAGAACAACACTACTTAAAAAGACTACAAGAAAGAaaccgaaaaaaaaaaatcttctccCCAGGCTGCAATCCTTAGGCCAAAACTCGTTGAATATTGATTTAATTGATTGTCTGTCTACGGATGTGAATAAATATCTGTTTATTACCATTAAATCTCTGTTTATTACCATCAAGTGTTGTGGATTAAAGTTTGGTTTGAGGATTAACCTCAGAGGCAGGTCCCCACAACTAGACAGGGAACAGCATCAGTACCAGAGTGTAGTCCAATGCGTATTTTGACTTTCATCTCAGGCATATGTCTGATCTTGAAGGCTGCGATTGAGTGCAAGATGTCCAGAGACATGTTGGCCACTTCAGCAGCGTGGCGATTCCCATTTCTGTTGGGTACACCTGAAGCCACCATGTAAGCATCTCCAATAGTTTCTACCTGAAACCACACAGATCACAGCTACGTAAACATGATGTTCAGTGACTAGTTagtctgaaagttgagtcatgtcaactgcatttttttcttttccagtagCAGAAGTACAGTTAACTTGACTCAACTTTAACCTGGATGACTAAGATTCTTCACCGACATAGTGATGAGTtagaactgaattgaattaagtGTTTCGTCTAAACAATGAAAATACTCTGATGATACTTGTCCACGTCTAGAGTCATTACCTTATAGACATCATGAGTAGCAATGATAGCATCAAACATGGTGTAGAGGTCATTCAGCAGGTCGACCACCTGCTCACAAACATACAGCTTTAGTCAAGCAGTGAAGAACAGGCAGTACTGAACCCGGCAATGAAGCAGTTTGTACCTCAATAGGTTCACTCAAAGCTGAGATGGTTGTAAATCCAACAATGTCACTGAAGTAAAGAGTGGCATCTGAATAATGTTCAGGTCGAACCGGCTTCCCCTTCTTCAGAGCCTGAGCTACAGACCTGAAAAACAACAATGCGTTTACTCAAGGAAGGTTAGTTTCAGCTTCCTGGTGGTTTGGTGTCAGTGGTACTGCTGTCCTGGGTGAACTGGAGAATAGACCTCCCTCCATTTACCACACTTTGtttttgaatgtttgttttttggctccCAAATCATTTGCTGCATAAGCAATCTCATGGTGTGTCTCTAAATGTCAACATGCCAATTAACCCTATAAAACCAATGACTTTCTGGTTCAGGAAGATGTTGATGATCTAAACAACTTTCACAACTCCTCACTGCAGGTAGATCATATGTCTCTGAATAAATCCAATATTAAAACTTGCTGGCAGGTCAATATATAAAAAAGATGCAGTAAGTTTGCCACACCTGGTTCTTTACATCTCCATTATATTAGAAGAactctctgtgatcagctgagtcAGGAATCAAAGCAACATGTGTCCCGTTTCATGCTTCTGTTGTAAAGTGTGCTCACAGATCAAGTGTAACTTGGTTGTATTTTTAACAGGAAGTCTCTCACTTTGGCAGGAGCTGCCCAACAAGCTTCTCTGTCTTATTCCTCTCAACTTCTAGCTCATCTGTTCTTTCTCTAATCAGATCCTCCAGGTTTGAACTGTACTGTTCCAACATCCGCAGCATGGAGTCAATGATGTTTGCCCTCTTGCCCCTGTTACTGCCCCGAAACTGCAGatgtaaaaacacaatgacaggACACAGGTTGACATGACTTTAGACTGAAACCACATCAATATGAAGCTAGTGAGGAGTTGTCTTACCTGTTTGAAAATGTTGTCAAAGCTCGGCCTCTTGTTGGGGTCTTCGTTCCAACATTCATTCATCAGACTGAGACAGTCATCAGGAGCTTCGTCCACCGAGACCATTGGTCTGCACAGAGGAGGGGGATTCTTCAGACGATCCACAATCTCTGAGAAAGAGACAGGTGGTCAGACATACATGTAAAGATGAGGGGGATTCTTCAGACAGTCCACGAtctctggcagacagacagagaaaaggtagacagctgcagctcctaTCTCACCATGAGCAGGCATGTCCATCATGGCATATGGCAGCGTTCTTGAAATCACTTCTTGTGTGATAATAGAGAAGCTGAAGACATCCCCAGCAAATGAACCTCCTTGGACCGGGTTCCTCAACAACTCTGGAGCCGTCCACAGCAGATCTGACAGAGAGACAATAGACAGACAGGTTTGGAccagtctgtttgttttcagtagCAGAAACTATCATTTAAATTTTATGATCTGAGCACAGAAGAACATCTGAGATGACATTAGAGCTGGCATcagacttaaaaataaaatcaacaaaCTGAAGTGAAAACATTTAGCTGTGTTTCTACCCTGAGGATCCTCAGACAGGTTAAGGTTCTGAGCGTGAAGGATCATGGGAAGGCCGTAGTCAGTGACCTTCAGGACAAAGCGTCCATCCACCAAACAGTTTGTGGACTTCAGACGTCCGTGACTCAACCCTCGTAGATGAAGGTACTTCATCCCCTGAAACACAGAGATAAACATGCAGCTCTAATTCTGGTTTTAAGGTttgtgtggtgagtgtgtgatTATATGGTCTCATTAACTTGAGTGTAGTCGAATTtggtctttctttctttctttatataTTCTTATGTGTCGTTTGTCTATGTCTGTTGTTGgttactggggttaaagagtttgtcCTTGAGATTGAGTTTGAGAAGAACATCTACTCATGTCAGGTTGACCTGACCTCTGTTCATGTCAAAATGGTTCTGAGAAATTAAATGGATAAAACAAATTGAGTAAGCATCTAGACTTTGTCCACGCTTTACTGAAACATAGGctggtactgtagctgtggggAATGTTTAAGAGATTTCTGCAGGTTCTGTCTAAAGCACCTTGATTAGGTCCATGATCAGTGAAGACTTGAACATCCAGTCCAGCCTCATGTTGCCATCTGCCAGCAGGTCAGCCAGACTTCCTCGAGGACAGTGTTCAACCACCAGAGCAAAGATCCCACAGTCCATAAACAGACCCAGGTACAGGTTGAGGTTCTCATGGCGCATCTCTCTCAACTGGGCCCAGACAGAAAATACATCAAGTTAAAGCATAACATTTAATCTGTATCATTAACATCAAAGTGTCGTATTGGTGGATGTCCTCTGACTAGATTGTAATGTTCATACTgtcagaaaaataaaatcaaagatATGAAAATGTTTCAATTCACTACATTTATTCTGAGACGTTCTGACATCACCAGACTCTTGATGTGTCTTGTCAAGTTTTCACTGTACACTCCTTAAGTTCTTGTAAGAAaggttttttctcttttctttcctctgtaaACATGGCTTCATAGATGAGCTTTGCAACTTCAAACTATCTTTCAAAACTCAAAACTTCGAGCTTCTCCTTTATGTTGCTATGGGTTATTCTTGGACTCATCAACTCAAAGAGTTATCATAAACCTTTATCAGTTTAAGATGGCTGTAGtgaaacatttataaaaaaaaaataaccctAATTTGGACCCTGGAAAATATCAACTATAGGCCTATATTCAGTTTAACCTTTATCTGTAACACCTAACCTTTATCTGCAAGTTTTTTAGAACCTGAGTGAGAATAACCTGAACAAAGATTtttagtcaggatttagaaacaGCATAGAAACatctctggttagagtcactaatttTTCtcttagcttcggacaatggtctagtttatGTCCCGATCGATCCTAGGTGGAACCAATTaacttaatttaaaaatgatgaAACGTGACAGCATTTTCATTTGTCCGCTGTGTTGTATTAATTTATGGATTGATTGAACCTATGAATGAACAGAAGAAAGGAGTTGATGTTGTATTAAtactgaattaaattaaattaaacttaatctgtaaaaacagagcttaatattattaatattgagTTAAAATAATTAGTTAAGTTAAATAATGTATTTAATCTGTAACtcatgaaatgaaatgagatgCTATTTAATGTAAAATTGAATAGCGTTTAATGAATTGTGtaatttgtgcatttgtttttttatggattttcttttgttgtttatttaatcAAGGTTTTTCAGCTAACTGTGACATACCTAATTAACCTAAGTCAGGTAATcctaaaataaaaggaaattaGAATGAAAAGGAACTTGGTGGTCATTGAGTGAAATCCAACTATCCATCCTCATGTGATGCCCTTTTCAAACAGGGATCTGCATAACAAATAGCAGCTTGACAGTCTGATGGTCCTGTTGTCTCTCTGTTGTCTTGTTAGTGCTGCATTcacaaaatatattattaataatatattattagtattattaggAAACACTCTATAAATATTCATTTCTAAACAGATTATTTCTCTTTTGCATGTATAATATCAAACtgaaaaaaatctaataaaagCTAAAACTCAACTTTTCTCTACAATGTGTGACTTCAAATCCAACTGATTTTGTCACTCAAATATTATTTGTttcctactgtactgtgtatCTACTGTGTGTTCAATGTGTATAGTGTGTCTCATACATGGCTAAACAGACTCTGGGTGTTCTGATTGACAGCAGTCATGGACTTCCCAACAGAAACCTTCTTCAGCCAAACCCAGTCACCCTGGTAACAGTGCAGGCAGAGCAACGTCAGTGTTCTGGAGAGAGGTGAACAAGTACATGGACAGGCGAAAACACAGCTGTACCTCCAGGATTCCAATGTTTGAGCTCTCAGGTGTTGTCAGAATGTAACTTCGAGCAATTGAACGGAACGGAGTTTTAATTTCCAGAAGACTCCGCATGATTGACTCATCATTCAATTTCTACAGAAACAAGACTATTGCATCATCATTCAGTCAtgtaagaaaaagaaagactttATACATCCCAAGCTAAAGCTCTACCACTAAGCTACCAAGCCACTGTAAGGTCAGCAATAGCTTCTGACCTTCCTGCTGACTTGAGTGTCAATGAAGACAATGTCATCCAAAGTCAGGATCAGTTTGCTGATGTTGGCTGCTCTCTTGAACTTCCTGTAAACATAGTACAGTTATTCTTCCAGATCAGATATGCTCTTATTTATTGTGAGGTTCAATGTATCATCACCTTATCCAGTAGAAAAATGCTCCAATAAGAACACAGACTAACAGCAGAAGGAAAAATGTTGACATAGTGTCAACACctatacaaagaaaaaaaataagaataaaatgtCATTATGTTCCTCTATAGTCAGTGACAACCATCTACAGGTTGAACCTATACAAACTCCCCATGGGGTCACCAAGTGGTAAAGCCTCATCTTAATTTAAAGTTGAGCAGAAATTTCAACCTGTTATCTGATTATGAATATGATGTGTGTTTGGAATTTGAAAGCCTTATTTTTTTGTCCATTTTCCACCTGCtgtatgtggaatttgttgggtttagttgtgtatggTCTTAAACGTTACCTTGTAAAGCGTCTTGAGATAGtttgctatataaataaaatttaattacaAATTTTATTCATAAGAAGGTATTTTCTATTGGGATAGAACTTTAATATATATCTATGATATCTCTCTTTGACTGATTCATGAGTTCCCAACATTAGTTGCCTCTAcaatgtatgtttgtttttttcatgtttcatttgcagtttttgtgttcataaatatatagacaatataTACAAGTAAAAACAGACagattatataatatattcagAAAGTAGTAGTAACAGAGGATTCACATTGTTAGAGCTATGAATGTCTTAGATAGACATCAGCCTTTTATTGAGGTTTTCATATACATAATTGAATCCCTGCACAAttcttttttattgctttataaCTATTGTATTACCAAAGACCTAAATTAAACTGGAATTATTTTGCCTGTGGAATCAATTTTCCACTAACCCCCAGTGCAGGCTTCTTCTGGGCTGAACCAGCAGAAACTGGCTTTGGGCGGTTCTCCACCCGGGAAGACAAAGGAGCGACCCAAAGGCTTCAGACCTCCAAGTGTGTCATCAGTGTTCATTGGAGATAATAAGTGTGTGGGAACAAGTCTGTCTCCATCACTGTCCAACACCATGTACCTGGACTGTAGGCCTCGCCCCTCTTTACCTCCAGACAGCACCTGAAGAAATTAAGCTCACTGGGTCACAAGTTGATGGCCAAATATAATATTCTGAACTGAGTAATAAAAAAACTTTGACTAGCAGTGTATATAGTCTTCATAAAAAATTATGCTAACCTGATTGAAGCCATAGAAATTAAAGCTTCCGTCTGATTGGACAAGCTGGTCACCTGTCACCCAGTGCCCACCCCCTGCCTGACGACGTTCTTCTACCACCTTCGCAACAAAATACACCATGTTATAGATGGTGCCAAACAGCGGAGAcacctggcgaaaaagttcaggagaaaaaaacatgatctTAAAcatcaaaatatataaataatatctAGACAAGTATGTGACCATCTGAGTAGAAATAACCTGCATGACGATTTAGATCCATCATAGCAAAAAAATAGCTcgggttagagtcactaatgaacAGTCTGGTTGAGTGTGCTGTACCCTTCAAATATATTCAGGCAGGTAATACACTGTCCATTACCATGTACCTGGACTGAGGCAATGCCCCTCTATACCTCCAGACAGCACCTGAATAAATTAAGCTGACTGGGTCACAAGTAGATGGCCAAACAAGGCAGCAAAATCTCTACAGCAAAGACAATTCAAGGTGCTTCACAGACATTTACAGGTCTGGTTGAGTGTACTGCAACCTTATACAGTAGTTTAATATTTTCAGGCAAGTAATACACATTATGTATATCAATATACAGATAACAATCCAAGATGGTGTCGCCTTAGTAGCTGCCTGCTGGAACAGCTCCCTACTATCTTTTCCAGTTTTTTCTGCTCTTATGATGTATGTTGgtcagttttatgttttttatgtttttatgttttatgtttttttattgtggtaAAACCCTGCTTCTAGTGCGCACACAGGAAGACCACTTTAATTGCTCTTGTGCTCACTATCTCTATTATGTTACTTTTTTGGAAAAGGTTGGAGGACCCTCTCAGCCCAACTCATGTCTCCCTTGGTTTACCCCAGAAACACCTAATGATAAAGCTTCTAGGTTTTTAAATAAGTTTAAAATACAcattataaaatgtttgttaaaaacgTTATGTTTATAGTTAATCGTAAATACTTAAGGAAATGTGTtaaattataaatgtgtttagtttctataataataattctaattaattaattctaattaattattattataattaattcaAATTCTAATTAATTCTCTCTAATAACCTCCcacagggttagggttagagttctatctaaccctaaccctggttctactgtacatgagactgtgtctgttttctcctgtagttgttcttctctctctgtcctggtCCTCAGGAATCATCAGACACAGAGCTTTAAATTTACTGTTCCAACCATCCTGGTTGTGTTAGGGTCTACGCTGCCCTTTATACCATGTCACCAGCAATTACTGATGCTGTTGTCATAATTACAAGGCCACTAAAGATTGCCTAATTATAACACATATTGATGAGGTGAATTTAATGGCCTGCTTCAAATGGGTGCGGTGCGTTCTATAATGAAGGGGTTTAGTTCGGGGACCACAGGAATAGTCCAGGATGGTGTtgtcaggccaggacctccagcatgACCTGGGTCGGTTTGCACCTGAGTGCAAAGCGGCTGGAATGACAATCAGTTCTTCCAATtttgaggccatggttctcgactggATGAAGACGGATTGcgttctccaggttggaggagagtttctgcctcaagtggaggagttcaagtatcttggggccttgttcatgagtgagggaaggaaagagtgtgagattgacagacggatcggtgcggcagctgcagtaatAAGGTTGGTGTATCAGTCTGTTGTGTTGGAGACGGAGCTGAGCTGAAATACAAATTTCTCAATTTACCGggcaatctacgttcctaccctcacctttgttcatgagctttgggtcatgaccgaaaggacaAGATCTTGAATACAAGCGGCCAAAATTAGTTACCtctgcagggtggctgggcgcaaCCTTAGAGATACACCATGGTGAGGGTATAGAGCCGGTCCAGCATTCCACAATCAGGTCAACCAGGTTCCTGTTCTTGTATATGAGGTTTGACAATCGGCCAAAATCTTCTCTCCAGTAAACTGATATAAACTTTCCCGGGGAGGCTGAGAATTGTTATCCCCTGATAGCTGGAACATactctcctttcctcctttttatAAAGAGGGACAACCCCCCCGGTTGCCCAGTCAAGAGGAACTGTTACCAGCATCCACGTGATGTTGCAGGGGCTGTCACCGAAGCCatccccacaacatccagagacttgaggtacacAGGACGAACCTCATCTGAAGAGTTTGcaaactacctcagtgacctcagtcTGGTTGACGGGCAAGTCCACCCCTAAGTTCTTTGCTTTTTCAGCAGAAAGCGTGTTAGAGTACTCCTTCTAAAGTCGGATAACATCATCAGTCGAGGTCAACAGCTGCCCGCTGTTATTTTGAGGCTAAAGCCAGAAGGAGTTTTACCACAAGCTTGGAAATAGTGAATAAGGACTCAGTTTTCTTAACTTCGCACACCATGCTTGCTTGGGAGATAAATTCAGAAAaaactatatttatttatatattggcCGCACCGGTTTGAGACGCACAAGTCCACATTGTAACGTGGGGTATTTACCATTCAAAGACGTTACACAGCAagattttttgttatttttaattatgtaaACACTGCAAAGTAAGTTTATCGT is drawn from Betta splendens chromosome 11, fBetSpl5.4, whole genome shotgun sequence and contains these coding sequences:
- the LOC114865278 gene encoding retinal guanylyl cyclase 1-like isoform X1; the protein is MQVISTQMVTYLSRYYLYILMFKIMFFSPELFRQVSPLFGTIYNMVYFVAKVVEERRQAGGGHWVTGDQLVQSDGSFNFYGFNQVLSGGKEGRGLQSRYMVLDSDGDRLVPTHLLSPMNTDDTLGGLKPLGRSFVFPGGEPPKASFCWFSPEEACTGGVDTMSTFFLLLLVCVLIGAFFYWIRKFKRAANISKLILTLDDIVFIDTQVSRKKLNDESIMRSLLEIKTPFRSIARSYILTTPESSNIGILEGDWVWLKKVSVGKSMTAVNQNTQSLFSHLREMRHENLNLYLGLFMDCGIFALVVEHCPRGSLADLLADGNMRLDWMFKSSLIMDLIKGMKYLHLRGLSHGRLKSTNCLVDGRFVLKVTDYGLPMILHAQNLNLSEDPQDLLWTAPELLRNPVQGGSFAGDVFSFSIITQEVISRTLPYAMMDMPAHEIVDRLKNPPPLCRPMVSVDEAPDDCLSLMNECWNEDPNKRPSFDNIFKQFRGSNRGKRANIIDSMLRMLEQYSSNLEDLIRERTDELEVERNKTEKLVGQLLPKSVAQALKKGKPVRPEHYSDATLYFSDIVGFTTISALSEPIEVVDLLNDLYTMFDAIIATHDVYKVETIGDAYMVASGVPNRNGNRHAAEVANMSLDILHSIAAFKIRHMPEMKVKIRIGLHSGPVVAGVVGLTMPRYCLFGDTVTTASLMESSGLPYRIHISLSTVKVLASLKLGYHIDTRKAQVKGSEDTYWLMGREGFTKPLPVPPDLSGGASNHGISLDEIPVERRQKFLDRQKMMKK
- the LOC114865278 gene encoding retinal guanylyl cyclase 1-like isoform X3, whose product is MTLSSLTLKSAGRTLTLLCLHCYQGDWVWLKKVSVGKSMTAVNQNTQSLFSHLREMRHENLNLYLGLFMDCGIFALVVEHCPRGSLADLLADGNMRLDWMFKSSLIMDLIKGMKYLHLRGLSHGRLKSTNCLVDGRFVLKVTDYGLPMILHAQNLNLSEDPQDLLWTAPELLRNPVQGGSFAGDVFSFSIITQEVISRTLPYAMMDMPAHEIVDRLKNPPPLCRPMVSVDEAPDDCLSLMNECWNEDPNKRPSFDNIFKQFRGSNRGKRANIIDSMLRMLEQYSSNLEDLIRERTDELEVERNKTEKLVGQLLPKSVAQALKKGKPVRPEHYSDATLYFSDIVGFTTISALSEPIEVVDLLNDLYTMFDAIIATHDVYKVETIGDAYMVASGVPNRNGNRHAAEVANMSLDILHSIAAFKIRHMPEMKVKIRIGLHSGPVVAGVVGLTMPRYCLFGDTVTTASLMESSGLPYRIHISLSTVKVLASLKLGYHIDTRKAQVKGSEDTYWLMGREGFTKPLPVPPDLSGGASNHGISLDEIPVERRQKFLDRQKMMKK
- the LOC114865278 gene encoding retinal guanylyl cyclase 1-like isoform X2; translation: MRSLLEIKTPFRSIARSYILTTPESSNIGILEGDWVWLKKVSVGKSMTAVNQNTQSLFSHLREMRHENLNLYLGLFMDCGIFALVVEHCPRGSLADLLADGNMRLDWMFKSSLIMDLIKGMKYLHLRGLSHGRLKSTNCLVDGRFVLKVTDYGLPMILHAQNLNLSEDPQDLLWTAPELLRNPVQGGSFAGDVFSFSIITQEVISRTLPYAMMDMPAHEIVDRLKNPPPLCRPMVSVDEAPDDCLSLMNECWNEDPNKRPSFDNIFKQFRGSNRGKRANIIDSMLRMLEQYSSNLEDLIRERTDELEVERNKTEKLVGQLLPKSVAQALKKGKPVRPEHYSDATLYFSDIVGFTTISALSEPIEVVDLLNDLYTMFDAIIATHDVYKVETIGDAYMVASGVPNRNGNRHAAEVANMSLDILHSIAAFKIRHMPEMKVKIRIGLHSGPVVAGVVGLTMPRYCLFGDTVTTASLMESSGLPYRIHISLSTVKVLASLKLGYHIDTRKAQVKGSEDTYWLMGREGFTKPLPVPPDLSGGASNHGISLDEIPVERRQKFLDRQKMMKK